ATGTGGCGGCCCTCTATACAGAGGTGCCTTCTCGTTGGGATGAATTCGTATTCTCCGACCCGATCAGCACCAAGCTCGTTGCACCGAAATTCGGTGATTCCAGCGGGGTGCGGGGCGCGGCCATGCTTAGCTCATGACAGCAGCGGCCATTTTTTTGGCCACCTTGATTCTGGTGTTGTGGCAGCCAACCATTGGTCGGTTTCAACTGGGCATTGGCTGGAGCGCGGCGGCCGGTGCGCTGGTTGCCTTTGCTGCGGGTGTTATTCAGCCAGCCGATGTACCGGTGGTTTGGGCCATCGTCTGGAATGCCACCTTTACCTTTATTGCACTCATTATCATCAGCCTGTTGCTGGATGAGGCCGGGTTTTTTAACTGGGCGGCCTTGCATCTGGCCCGCTGGGCCGGTGGCAGTGGGCCGCGATTGTTTGTGGTGATGGTCTTGCTGGGTGGCTTGGTTGCCGCTTTTTTTGCCAATGACGGCGCCGCGCTGATTCTCACCCCGATCGTGATCGGTATTTTATTGGCATTGCGGATGCCCCCCACGGCCACGCTCGCCTTTGTAATGGCAGCCGGGTTTATCGCCGATACGGCGAGTATGCCGCTGGTGGTCTCAAACCTCGTCAATATCGTCGTGGCCGATTACTTTAAGTTGGGCTTTGCCGACTATGCAGCCGTCATGGTGCCGGTCACTCTGGTTTCCGTGCTCGCCTCTTTGGGTGTGTTGTGGCTGTATTTTCGCCGATCAATACCCAAAACATATGCCTGCGATGCACTGGATTCGCCCTCCAAAGCCATTATTGATCGATCAGTATTTCGCGCCGGTTGGTGGGCTTTGGCTTGGTTATTGTTTGGGTTTTTCGTGCTTGATAGCTGGGGCGTGCCGATCAGCTTGGTGGCGGCCATTGGCGCGTTCATTTTGTGGCTGATTGCGCGACGCGGCGCAAAAATCAACACCCGCACTGTGTTAATCCATGCCCCGTGGCAAGTGGTGATCTTTTCACTGGGCATGTATCTTGTTGTCTACGGATTGAAAAACGCGGGCTTGACCGACGTGCTCACGTACTGGTTCGATCAACTGGCTCATCTCGGATTGTGGGGCGCTACGCTCGGCACGGGTTTTACCATGGCGGCCTTGTCTGCCGTGCTCAACAACATGCCCGCCGTGCTCATGGGCACCTTGGCGATTGATGGCACCCAGGCCAGCGGCACCACGCATCTGGCGATGGTTTACGCCAATATTATCGGCTGTGATCTCGGGCCGAAGTTCACGCCCATCGGCAGCCTGGCGACGCTATTGTGGCTGCATGTGCTGGCACGCAAGCAAATCGTGATTTCATGGGGGTATTACTTCAAGGTGGGCCTAATACTCACCACGCCGGTATTGCTATTGACCTTGCTCGCCTTGGCGCTGCGTTTATCTGTGAATCTACCGTGAGCCGCATATGAGCACGATTCTTTCCGTTACTTCCCTCAACGCCATGGCCAAACAGATTCTGGAAGCCAATTTAAGCGGCGTGATGGTTCAGGGTGAGGTGCGCTCGTTGACTCGGGCCGCATCGGGGCATATGTATTTTTCGCTGAAAGATCAACAGGCCGAAGTACGTTGCGCGCTGTTTCGCGGGCAGGCGATGCGTGTAAAGACCGCGTTCGCCAATGGCGATGCCGTGGTCGTGCGGGGTTCGGTATCGCTGTACGCCCCGCGCGGTGATTACCAACTTATCGTCACCGGCGTTGAGTTGGCAGGTGATGGCCAATTGGCCGTTTTGTTTGAAGCCTTGAAGAAAAAACTGTTTGCCGAAGGTTTGTTCGACGCGGCACGCAAACGAGCAATTCCCACATTATCCCGCCGAATATTGGTGATTTCTTCCGCCGCAGGCGCTGCGCTGCAAGACGTGCTTTCCACCTTGACCCGCCGGCTGCCTTTGGTCGAAATCAATTTGGTTCCCGTGGCGGTGCAGGGCGAGGCGGCAGCGGCCGAACTCACCGCAGCCGTGCGGGGTATCACGAGCGATTCCGAGTTTGATGTCGTGCTGCTTGTGCGCGGCGGCGGTTCGATGAGTGATTTATGGGCATTCAACGATGAGGGCCTGGCCCGTGCGATTGCAGCCTGCCCGGTTCCTGTTATCAGTGGTGTCGGCCATGAAATCGATTTCACGATCAGCGATTTTGTGGCGGATGCTCGGGCCGCCACACCGACGGCGGCGGCTGAACTGGCCACACCGATTACCCTTGGCGAATTGCAGGCCGCGCTGGTCTTACAGCAAGAACAGCTTTCCCGGTTGATCGAAGATCGATTGAACGCGGCGGGGCAACGCCTGGACAGCAGCCTCAACCGGCTTCGCCAGCAGCGCCAGCGCTGGTTACCGCAAGGCCACCACCAGATGATGCTCAGCCTGCGGTTGCAGCGGGCGATTCGTGCGCGCTGGCAGGATAACCTCGGCCAGATACGCGCGTTGACGCATCGATTGCAGCAGCGCAGCCCAGTGCATTGGGTTCGCCAGAACCACAGCCGACTCGAACAGATGCGCTGGCGCTTACAGCAGGCCATCGATCAGCGGTTGGCCGCCCAGCGGCAGAATAACTTGCGGCTTGCGGCAGGCTTGCGGCCCTTGATCGTGCTGCGACAAATCGAGCTGCGCCAGCAAAACAGCCAACGAATCACCGCCCACCTGCACGCGGCCGCTCGGCAGCGGCTCGTGCGCCAGCAGCAACGGCTCGAACAGGCGTTTGGCGTGCTGAGCGCCTTGAGCCCTCAGCGGGTGCTGGAGCGGGGATACAGTCTGGTCGAAGCGGAATCGGGCTTGCTTTGGCACGCGGCCGCGTTGCAATCCGCCTTGGCCGAATCCGACCGGCCATTGCCGTTGCGGCTGCATTTTGGTGATGGGGTCGTGCCCATCGAAGCCCGTTCTGCTCAGTCCGGTTCGATAGAAACCGGGGCGACGGAATAATTCGCTGCCCGCTCAGACGCAGGACAGGCGCGGCGGCAGAATGCTAAAGCAAACTATTGCTTTATTCCGGTGGCTCATCTTTCTTTTCACCGTTATTCGAACGATAGTTTTGAGCCTCATCTCGCGTTTGCTGCGCCCGCTTGAGCACTTCCTCGTGTTTGCCGCTGACGTACAGGGCATAACTCAGCACTTCCGCAACGGCACGAAACAGGTTGTTCGGAATATGATCCCCAATATCCAGACTGGCGAGCATGTCCGCCAGCGCTGGGTCTTCGACCAACGGCACATCCGCCGCTTTTGCACGGGCCACGATCTGCTCGGCCACGAGGTGCTGCCCCGTTGCGACCACCTGAGGTAACTCCGTCCCCTCGTATTTGAGTGCAACCGCTCGGCTGATCGGATGTTTCTCTGATTTGGGTTTGGGAATGTTGCGACTCATGCTGATTTCACTTGGCCTGACCTCGTATCACACTTGGCACCTGAACGTGGCGTGCTCATCAAGGAACGGTGCGGGGCTCAGTCGTTCCTGAACGGCCTTGGGCGGCGGGCCCGGGTAGATGCGCAATTCTTTGGGCGTTAATGAGGCGGCGCGCAGGTGTTCTGCCAATTGGTCGAGCGAGGCGTCCAGCTGCATTCGTGCCTCGGGTTTATCCGCATACAAACGAACGGTCAGATTGGTGGATTGCAGCGACAGGCTGCCATGCAGTGGCCCCAGTGCGGGGAGATCGATCGCAAAATCGAGTTGCCACGTGGATTCAGTTGGAGGGTTGGTGTTCTGCGCCTGTTCTTGAATGGCGATCTGAACCCGACGGGGTTGCTCGGCCAGCATCATGGGCACGTCGACGACCCAGGTAGGTTGCCCTTGAATCTGTAAGAGAGCGGTGCGCAACTGGCTGACATCCAGCCGCCCGATCCATTGTTCAATGCTCAATTGAAGTGAAGCGGTCTGGCCCGGATTTTGGGCCACGGTTTGAGCCGCCGTTTGTGCCGCCGTTTGTGCCGCCGTTTGGGTCGCGGTATGGGTTTGGGCCTGCGATGCAGATGCCGCTGAACGCGCACCTCGGGCAGTCGCCATCTGGTTATTCCCCATGGATTCCAGGCTTGCCTGCATTTTGAGTTGTTGGGCAGCCAATTTGAGTTGGGATTTAATGTCCGAAGTCGCTTGATCAAGAGACGAGTTACTGGGTGCCGGTGGCAGGCTATTGGCGGCGATCAGTTGAGTGAGAT
This region of Halothiobacillus neapolitanus c2 genomic DNA includes:
- a CDS encoding arsenic transporter, with the translated sequence MTAAAIFLATLILVLWQPTIGRFQLGIGWSAAAGALVAFAAGVIQPADVPVVWAIVWNATFTFIALIIISLLLDEAGFFNWAALHLARWAGGSGPRLFVVMVLLGGLVAAFFANDGAALILTPIVIGILLALRMPPTATLAFVMAAGFIADTASMPLVVSNLVNIVVADYFKLGFADYAAVMVPVTLVSVLASLGVLWLYFRRSIPKTYACDALDSPSKAIIDRSVFRAGWWALAWLLFGFFVLDSWGVPISLVAAIGAFILWLIARRGAKINTRTVLIHAPWQVVIFSLGMYLVVYGLKNAGLTDVLTYWFDQLAHLGLWGATLGTGFTMAALSAVLNNMPAVLMGTLAIDGTQASGTTHLAMVYANIIGCDLGPKFTPIGSLATLLWLHVLARKQIVISWGYYFKVGLILTTPVLLLTLLALALRLSVNLP
- the xseA gene encoding exodeoxyribonuclease VII large subunit codes for the protein MSTILSVTSLNAMAKQILEANLSGVMVQGEVRSLTRAASGHMYFSLKDQQAEVRCALFRGQAMRVKTAFANGDAVVVRGSVSLYAPRGDYQLIVTGVELAGDGQLAVLFEALKKKLFAEGLFDAARKRAIPTLSRRILVISSAAGAALQDVLSTLTRRLPLVEINLVPVAVQGEAAAAELTAAVRGITSDSEFDVVLLVRGGGSMSDLWAFNDEGLARAIAACPVPVISGVGHEIDFTISDFVADARAATPTAAAELATPITLGELQAALVLQQEQLSRLIEDRLNAAGQRLDSSLNRLRQQRQRWLPQGHHQMMLSLRLQRAIRARWQDNLGQIRALTHRLQQRSPVHWVRQNHSRLEQMRWRLQQAIDQRLAAQRQNNLRLAAGLRPLIVLRQIELRQQNSQRITAHLHAAARQRLVRQQQRLEQAFGVLSALSPQRVLERGYSLVEAESGLLWHAAALQSALAESDRPLPLRLHFGDGVVPIEARSAQSGSIETGATE
- a CDS encoding EscU/YscU/HrcU family type III secretion system export apparatus switch protein, with product MSRNIPKPKSEKHPISRAVALKYEGTELPQVVATGQHLVAEQIVARAKAADVPLVEDPALADMLASLDIGDHIPNNLFRAVAEVLSYALYVSGKHEEVLKRAQQTRDEAQNYRSNNGEKKDEPPE
- a CDS encoding flagellar hook-length control protein FliK; translation: MKIDSTLTASTTTELRGLPLRTGQTLAAIVLQANQGTGKALLSLAGGQVAVTTQLPLTTGSAIQLKVKDAGPPVVMGLLSSAQETMTTKTTVQSAVQTLLTLLMTRLSANTNAATASAPLKSEIGPAQGSQTQTTTTANATPTTQAGNMTAAVASPPIKLDLPLNVRTALLNLDEVLSALRTGQPVAKQTLAQNLTQLIAANSLPPAPSNSSLDQATSDIKSQLKLAAQQLKMQASLESMGNNQMATARGARSAASASQAQTHTATQTAAQTAAQTAAQTVAQNPGQTASLQLSIEQWIGRLDVSQLRTALLQIQGQPTWVVDVPMMLAEQPRRVQIAIQEQAQNTNPPTESTWQLDFAIDLPALGPLHGSLSLQSTNLTVRLYADKPEARMQLDASLDQLAEHLRAASLTPKELRIYPGPPPKAVQERLSPAPFLDEHATFRCQV